The genomic region CTGCTCGGGAGAGGAGCGCTCCCGGAAGAGCAGCTGCTCACGCGGCGCGCCGAGCCGGTTCAGCAGATGCAGCAGCGCGTCCCGGGTCGACAGCGGCGGCTCGTCGCGGGTCGCCCCGCGCAGATCGACCACGCACGCCCCGCGGAACTGGTCCTTCAGCTGGTGCGCGGCGCGCACCGCCAGGGTGGTGCGCCCGGAGCCGGGGGCCCCGTGCAGCACCACGACCGTCGGCCGGGTCTCGGTGGACGCGCGGGCCGCGTGCACCCACTGGGCGATCTGCGTCATCTCCTGACGGCGGCCCGCGAACGGCCCCTCCGGCTGCGGGAGATGACCGAACGACTGCTCAAGGACGGACCGCCTGCGGGCCGCCGCGCTCTTGTCGGTGCGCCGCAGCTGCGGCGGCACCGTCCCGGCCGCCTTCTTCCTGGGCGTGCTGAGCATCCGCTGCTGGTCCAGGTACGGGCGGATGCCGCGCACCTCCAGCGCCGTCAGCCACTGGAGCCGCAACTGCTCGGTGCCGCCCGGCTGGCCCTGCGCCCCGGCCCTGCGGTGCGCCGCGGGCCAGTGCGAGGCGGTCACCTTGACGACGGTGGCGGCGGCCCCGGCGACCGCGACGACCGCACCGGTACCGAGGGCGGTGCCTCCGCCCGTACCGAGAGCGACGTCCGCCCCGAAGGCGGCCACCGCCGCAACACCCGTGACCAGCAAGGGAGTTCCGATCGAGCCCCGGTTGAAGTGCGCGGACAGCGGATGCTGCTCGGCCGCTGCGGCGTCCAGGGACCGGGTGTACGCCGCGTACTCGTCCGCGGCGCTCACCGCGAGCGAATCGAGCGCACCACGCCCGCGCGCCAGCAGTGTGCCCCCGTCGGCCCGGCCTCCGGAGCGCCGCACCTCCTCCTCCACGGCGCGCGCCAACAGCCTCTCCGCTTCAGCCCGATGGCCGTCCCGCATCTGCATTCCCCCTCCGGGATATTCTGTTCGGACTGCAAGTGTCCTGTGTACGGCCGCGGAACGCGAGGGAGTCCGGCCCAACTCCCCTGACCGGAGGACGTCGTACGGGGTCCGGACGCCGGATCCGCGCGGGCAGGGGCGTGCGCGGTGACGGAGGAGGCCCGGCGAAGCGATGCCCCGGTCTTCCCGAGTGCCGGGTGCGGCGCGTGGCTCTGGTGTCGGTGAACTCACGAACCGGGTGGTGTCCGGGCCCTTCACGTCTCGCTGAGGACCACGTGGTTTCCGCGGAGCTCCGACCGGTCGTCAGGGCCGAGCCGGGCCGGACGGGCGCCGAGCCTCGGCCCCGTATGCGCACAGCGGCTCAGTCATGCGGAAATGATCTTCCGGCGTCGTCAGACGGATCCCAGGTCGACGGTCACGGCGAACGGCGCGGCAGCCTTGATCACGCCGGTGAACATCTCGCCGTCCCGGTAGACCTTGGTGGCGGGGTCGAGAACGTAGGTGTAGATGATCGGGACGCCGGTGGCGGCCTGTTCGATCCGCCAGTAGAAGGGGATGCCGGCCCTGGCGTACTGATCCACCTTCACGATCCGGTCGGTGGTCTCCGAGCCGGGTGACACGACCTCGACGACCAGGAGCACGTGCTCGGGGCGAGTGGGCGTGAGGTCGATGGTCTCCGCCCGGTAGACGATGACGTCCGGATGGCGGTTGGTGAGCGGAACGTCCTGCAGGCGGACGTCGAAGTCCGTGTCGGCGTTCCAGTCCGGGCCTGCGGCGGCGTCCAGGGCATTGGCCAGGATTCGGGCCAGCCGGTTGTGCCGCTTGGAGGCGCTCGGGCTCACGACGACCATCCCGTCCACGATCTCGATGCCGGCGCACTGCTCCTCGGACCAGGAGTCGTACTGCTCCGCGCTGATCTGCGTGTGCATCCACGCGGGCGCCACCATTTCGGCGGTCATGGTGTACCTCCTCCGAGGAGCCTTGGCAGGTCCGGCACTGCTGCGCCCAGCCTACTGTTCCGAGGTGTCCGGGCCGCCCGACTCGGAGGAACGCCGGGAGAAGTTCGGCACCGGCCCTGAGGGGGAGGAGCCGCCCACCACGGGATGGCGCTCACGTGCAGTTCGGCCGAGCGAGGAGGGTCCGTGAGGGTTTCGTCTCTCACGCCAGGTGCCGTGAGAGGCTGGCCCGCATGAACCGGCTGGCTGGCGTGACCTCGCCCTATCTGCTTCAGCACGCGGACAACCCCGTCGACTGGTGGCCCTGGACGCCGGAGGCGTTCGAGGAAGCGCGACGGCGCGACGTACCCATCCTTCTCTCGGTGGGGTACTCCGCGTGTCACTGGTGCCACGTCATGGCGCACGAGTCCTTCGAGGACGACGCCACTGCCGCGTACATGAACGAGCACTTCGTGTCCGTCAAGGTGGACCGCGAGGAACGGCCCGACATCGACGCCGTCTACATGGAGGCCGTCCAGGCCGCCACCGGCCAGGGCGGCTGGCCGATGAGCGTGTTCCTGACCGCCGAAGCCCGGCCGTTCTACTTCGGTACGTACTTCCCGCCCGAACCCCGGCACGGCATGCCCTCGTTCCGGCAGGTCCTCGAAGGCGTCCACACCGCCTGGACCGACCGGCGCGGCGAGGTCGACGAGGTCGCGGCCAAGGTCGTACATGACCTGGCCGGGCGTTCCCTCGCCGCCGACGCGCCCGAGCGGCCCGACGCCGCGGATCTCGCGCGGGCGCTGCTCGCGCTGAGCCGTGAGTACGACGCGAAGAGCGCCGGATTCGGCGGTGCGCCCAAGTTCCCGCCGTCCATGGCGCTCGAGTTCCTGCTGCGGCACCACGCCCGTACCGGTTCCGACGGCGCGCTCCAGATGGCCGCCGACACCTGCGAGGCGATGGCGCGCGGCGGGATCTACGACCAGCTCGGCGGCGGGTTCGCACGGTACTCCGTGGACCGGGACTGGGTCGTGCCGCACTTCGAGAAGATGCTCTATGACAACGCCCTGCTCTGCCGCGTCTACGCGCATCTGTGGCGGACCACCGGCTCCGCCCTCGCCCGCCGGGTGGCCCTGGAGACCGCCGACTTCATCGCCGGCCAACTGCGCACCCCCGAGGGCGGGTTCGCCTCCGCGCTGGACGCGGACAGCGAGGACGCGACCGGGAAGCACGTCGAGGGCGCCTACTACGTCTGGACCCCCGCCCAGCTGCGCGAGGCGCTGGGCGAGGAGGACGGGGAGCGGGCCGCGCTGCTGTACGGGGTCACCGGGGACGGGACCTTCGAGGAGGGCGCATCCGTCCTCCAGCTGCCGGGCGACGACGTTCCCGCCGGCCTGCGCGAGCGGCTGCTGGCGGCCCGTGCGCTGCGCCCCTGCCCCGGCCGGGACGACAAGATCGTCGCCGCCTGGAACGGCCTGGCGATCGCCGCCCTCGCCGAGACCGGCGCGTACTTCGACCGGCCCGACCTGGTCGAGCGTGCCACCGAGGCCGCGGATCTGCTGGTCCGGGTGCACATGAACGACGGCGCCCGGCTCTCGCGTACCTCCAAGGACGGCCGGGTCGGGGCCAATTCAGGGGTGCTGGAGGACTACGCGGACGTCGCCGAAGGGTTCCTGGCGCTCGCCGGGGTCACCGGGGAGGGGGTCTGGCTGGAGTTCGCCGGGTTCCTGCTCGATCTCGTACTCGACCAGTTCATCGGCGAGAACGGCACGCTGTACGACACCGCGCACGACGCCGAGCCGCTGATCCGCAGGCCGCAGGACCCGACCGACACCGCGACCCCCTCCGGCTGGACGGCCGCCGCCGGGGCGCTGCTCTCGTACGCCGCGCACACCGGGTCCGAGGCCCATCGCACCGCCGCCGAGCGGGCCCTGGGTGTGGTCAAGGCGCTCGGGCCGCGGGCGCCGCGGTTCATCGGATGGGGGCTGGCGGTGGCCGAGGCGGCGCTCGACGGGCCGCGTGAGGTGGCCGTCGTGGGACCGGCGGGCGACGCCGGGACCGCTGCGCTGCACCGTACGGCGCTGCTGGGCACCGCGCCCGGCGCGGTCGTCGCGGTGGGGGAGAGCGGCGGCGGCGAGTTCCCGCTGCTGGCGGACCGGCCGCTGATCGACGGGCGGGCAGCGGCGTACGTCTGCCGGAACTTCACCTGCGACGCGCCGACGCCCGACCCTGCCGTACTGGCCGGCAAGCTGGGCGAGGACTGAGCCTCCGGGAGACGGGACCGGGCCGTGCCCCCTGTGGCGGGGACACGGCCCGGTGCCGGGAGATCAGTGGGCGGTCAGTAGGCGATCAGCGAGATCGCGACGTACTGGGAGATGAACGCGGCCAGGGTCAGCGAGTGGAACACCTCGTGGAAGCCGAACCAGCGCGGTGACGGATTGGGGCGCTTCATCGCGTAGATCACGCCGCCCACGCTGTAGAACAGCCCGCCGACCAGCACGCACACCAGCACGGCGACCCCGCCCTGGCGCATGAAGTCGGGCAGGAAGAAGACCGCCGCCCAGCCCATCGCGAGGTAGCAGGGCGTGTAGAGCCAGCGTGGCGCGCCGACCCAGAAGACCCGGAACGCGATCCCGGCGAGGGCCGCTCCCCAGACCGCCCAGAGCAGCGGGATCGCCGTGGACCGGGGGAGCAGCAGCAGGGACAGCGGGGTGTAGGTGCCCGCGATGATCAGGAAGATGTTCGCGTGGTCGAGCCTGCGCAGGACGGCCTCGCCCATCCGCCCCCAGGTCCCGCGGTGGTACAGGGCGCTCACCCCGAAGAGCATGCAGGCCGTGAGGATGTAGATCGCGCAGGCCACCCGGGCGCGGGTG from Streptomyces sp. NBC_01267 harbors:
- a CDS encoding Uma2 family endonuclease; this translates as MTAEMVAPAWMHTQISAEQYDSWSEEQCAGIEIVDGMVVVSPSASKRHNRLARILANALDAAAGPDWNADTDFDVRLQDVPLTNRHPDVIVYRAETIDLTPTRPEHVLLVVEVVSPGSETTDRIVKVDQYARAGIPFYWRIEQAATGVPIIYTYVLDPATKVYRDGEMFTGVIKAAAPFAVTVDLGSV
- the trhA gene encoding PAQR family membrane homeostasis protein TrhA, with protein sequence MNPAASEATELPPTPVKPRLRGWLHAGMFPAVIVAGLALVALADSTRARVACAIYILTACMLFGVSALYHRGTWGRMGEAVLRRLDHANIFLIIAGTYTPLSLLLLPRSTAIPLLWAVWGAALAGIAFRVFWVGAPRWLYTPCYLAMGWAAVFFLPDFMRQGGVAVLVCVLVGGLFYSVGGVIYAMKRPNPSPRWFGFHEVFHSLTLAAFISQYVAISLIAY
- a CDS encoding thioredoxin domain-containing protein; amino-acid sequence: MNRLAGVTSPYLLQHADNPVDWWPWTPEAFEEARRRDVPILLSVGYSACHWCHVMAHESFEDDATAAYMNEHFVSVKVDREERPDIDAVYMEAVQAATGQGGWPMSVFLTAEARPFYFGTYFPPEPRHGMPSFRQVLEGVHTAWTDRRGEVDEVAAKVVHDLAGRSLAADAPERPDAADLARALLALSREYDAKSAGFGGAPKFPPSMALEFLLRHHARTGSDGALQMAADTCEAMARGGIYDQLGGGFARYSVDRDWVVPHFEKMLYDNALLCRVYAHLWRTTGSALARRVALETADFIAGQLRTPEGGFASALDADSEDATGKHVEGAYYVWTPAQLREALGEEDGERAALLYGVTGDGTFEEGASVLQLPGDDVPAGLRERLLAARALRPCPGRDDKIVAAWNGLAIAALAETGAYFDRPDLVERATEAADLLVRVHMNDGARLSRTSKDGRVGANSGVLEDYADVAEGFLALAGVTGEGVWLEFAGFLLDLVLDQFIGENGTLYDTAHDAEPLIRRPQDPTDTATPSGWTAAAGALLSYAAHTGSEAHRTAAERALGVVKALGPRAPRFIGWGLAVAEAALDGPREVAVVGPAGDAGTAALHRTALLGTAPGAVVAVGESGGGEFPLLADRPLIDGRAAAYVCRNFTCDAPTPDPAVLAGKLGED